The Cryptomeria japonica chromosome 9, Sugi_1.0, whole genome shotgun sequence DNA segment CAAGTTATGGAACTGATATTTTCTTCTTCTGCTCTTTCCTTTATCTTCACAGCTTTTGCTGTGTCTGTTGGGATTCTCGTCCTTGTGCTCAATTTGAAACAGAAACCATCTCATAGGCTTCCCCCTGGAAGTTTAGGCTTCCCTTTGATTGGAGAAACCCTGCAATTCTTGTGGGCACTTCGATCAAATAAAGCTCAAGAGTTTTTCGATAAAAGGGTGAACAAATTCGGCCATGTTTTCAAGACATCATTGATTGGGCACCCCACAGTAGTAGTGTCAGGATCCTCTGGAAATCGCTTCATACTGTCCAATGAGAATAAGCTGTTAACAAATTCATGGCCCTCTTCTTTCCTGAAACTTATGGGGAAAGACTCTGTTTCAAGCAAAAGTGGTGAAGAGCATAGGATTCTGCGTGATGCTCTTTCAGGATCACTGGATCCCGTAGCATTACAGAACTATTTGTCCCAAATGAATGCagtcattcaagatgagatcaacagACAATGGAAAGGAAAAGATGAAGTTAAAATGCTTCCTCTGGTGAGGCACCTTATGTTTTCCATTTCAAGTAGCTTGTTTTTCGGCATAAATGACACGCATGAACAGGAACATCTCGATAAGCTTTTCGACACTGTTCTTGCGGGAACTTTGTCTGTTCCAGTGAATCTTCCCGGAACAAGTTTTCATAGGGCGCTGAAGGCACGGTCAGAGGTGGATAAAATTCTCTCTTCTGTGATTGAAAGGAGAAGAAGTGGTCTTAATTCAGTTAATCTGGATCTGCTCTCTGTTTTCTTAAACTTCAAAGATGAAAGAGGGAACCCACTTACAgacaaagagatcttggacaacATTTCATTGTTGCTTCATGCTGCATTTGGGAGCATCATTTCAACAATCACCATTATGTTTAAGCTCTTGTCCTCAAATCCAGAATGCTACCAGAAGATGTCCCAAGGTATGTATGCAATTGCACACTCTCCGTTATCTTACCCCCTTTTTAGTTGTCTTTAATACCATAAAAGAGATCGTAAGGAGGGTTGCTTGTGAATTAACTAAGGAAGAGTTGATGACCAAAATGTTcaactacaaataaaattaaattcataaGCATTTGGTAATGAAGTTTAATCATTAATAGAGCCCATTGTTTCAAGAGACCCTTTGAACTGGAAATGGATGTCTCAAAACACCCACAAGTAaataaaaaattgtcttcttaaCTGTAAGCTTTCTTATGTTTCAAATTTATAAATCCAGCATACATATGTATAGTGCTAATTTCAGATTCTAGACAACCCCTGCTTTCAGCAGAATAGTATTGTAGCTCTGTTGTTGGTACCATGGAATGGATGGAATGGGGAACATTAATGTGGTTTAAATGATTGGTTAAGCATGATTCACTCAGAGTAGTATTGAGATAGGTGATTTTTTCGGAAATTTCGATATTTCATTTTAGAAAGTTTTGATACTTTACTCTTTTACTATCACTTGATGCAATAAGTGGATCATTCATTCTCATTAGAAATCTGTTGATGTGAACCATTATTAATGAAATATGATCAATGAGTTTGATTCAAAAATTACATAGTTGAATTCCAATAGAAATATAATAAATGATACACTGCAATAAATAACTTCTTATCAATTGTCCTCTTAACTGTGAGCTTCCTTTATGTTTTTAAATTTCTAAACCCAACATACATAAATTTCAGATTTTAGACAAACCCTGCTTTCAGCAGAATAGTATTGCTTCTCTTTGTAGTTTGTTGGTATCATGGCATGGGAACATTAGTGTGGTTTAAATGATTGGTTCGGTATGATTGAATTGGAGTAGTATTGGGATAGATGATCTTCTGAGAAGTTTCGATGTTGATAGCTCTATTAGCATCACTAATGCAATAAAtattaagtggaccattcattctcatgagagatgtgTTGGTGTGAACTATTGCTAATGAAATATGTTTAATAAATTCGACTCAAAATTTACACAACGTAACCCTAATAGAACTATCATAACTGATTGCCCTGCAAAAGATACCTTCCTATCAATCAGACTAGATTATTTTAAATTTTGGGAAGGAATAAATCTGCATGGTCCATACCCCAGTTATTTGAGCATGGTCCATACCCCAGTTGTTTAGCCAGTTTATGCACTTGGTTAGGGGATCTTCAGGGCCTATTGGGCTGTACCCTGTTATTACACTACATTTGCCAACTTTGATGTGGGAAAATATCTTTAAATCAAGGTTAGGTCTGGGACCTGTGATGCTATAACATCTTGTTTATGAGTGAaggtttagtttagtttagtttactGTAATCTGTTATCTGTGCAATGCAGAGCAATTGGGGATAGCTTCCAGCAAAAAGGAGGGGGAAGAAATCACATGGAATGATTTGAGAGATATGAAATACACATGGCAAGTTGCTCAGGAGACTCTGCGGATGTTTCCTCCAGTGTTTGGAGGATTTCGCAAATCCATGACAGATCTTCACTATGATGGTTATACAATTCCTAAAGGCTGGAAAGTAAGCTCTGCAAACTGCATTATCTTATAAATTTTCATGAACTTCAAATCAGATTGTAAAAACTTTTAGCTTAAGATTCAACACAATTGTTAATCAAATATGTGTGGACAGCTATTATGGACGCCTTATACAACGCAGACGAAGGAAGAATATTTCTTGGAGCCAGAGAAATTCAGGCCTTCCAGATTTGAAGACGAAGGGGCAAATGTAGCCCCTTATACGTATGTACCCTTTGGAGGAGGCATTCGAGTATGCCCAGGATGTGAATTTGCCAAGATGGAGATACTATTATTTGCGCATCACTTTGTCAAAGCTTTCAGTGGGTACTCTGCAATTGACCCACACGAAAAGATATCGGGGAATCCATGTCCTCCACTTCCCGTCAAAGGATTTCCAATTAAGCTTTTCATTAGGGAGTAGTAAAACAACAGAGGCACATATGCAAGGGTGAAAACTGCATCCTCTTGTAGTTCTTTCTATTTATTTTAGATTCATTTCATTGTTTGTCTTGAATGTCAAGATCGTTATGTAGGtgttgttttattttcttttatagAGGTTTTCTTATTTAAAATGTGGCTTTTAGTTATCTGATATAGGAGCACGAGTCTTTAGTTGAAACCTTTCATTTGGGGCACAATCTCAGACTCATTTTATATGGTGTtagagccttgcactcaacaagacttgatccctaatAGATTCATTAAGAACTTTTCAACTTCATAGAAAACCAAGGGACTGTTCACTAAATGTTACATTTTAATTTGGAAGTTGTTAATCAATGAATTCAAATTTGTGTATTAGGGTATTGTATAAAAGGACAAATCTAAATTCACTTTTAGGCATCCAGTTAATCCAATGAATTCGAGGATTGTTAAAACATATCATTCAAACATAATTAGACTAGGAACTTATAGTGATTTTCTTACTACATTTGAATTTTCTTACTATTTAAATAATTGTCAATTGCATGATTCTACCTAACATTTGTGATTGATGGTTAGGATTTAGTCCTCATTGGATTTTGTAGGATTCATGCACTGGAAGATGGTAAGTGGCTATAGGCCAGGCCAACCTTCTAACCATTTTGAGTTTTGGAGGAGGGTGTGATGTTTCTAACTAGCTATAGGTCAACCTTCTAACCATTTTTGTGTGCCTTCTATCCATGACTATTTTGACACCATCCAAGGAACATCAAATAGATACTAGGTTATCTCTTTTGGCCTCGATCTCTCTTCTCTAAATTTTCTTAGCCTTTCCTGTTATGGTAAGTGTGTTTTCCCATCAAAATAAAGGTAAGGCTATAGCCCTTATGTAGATATCTTTCAATCATCTCTACATTTCTAGCTATATTTTTTTCTCTTGCAAAATGATTGGCTAATCATACCTATTTTGGTCCTTGATTAATGAGATATTGTGTTAATCTCTTTGTTTTTCATACCTCATTCCATAGAGTGCCCTTTGGTCTAATTCTTTTTAAGCATATGTATTTATTTTCTTATGCCCCCTAGAAGGAAGTGAATAGTTTTCTATTTTTAAATGTCCAATAGCCATAGATTctggaattaaaataatcaatatattGGTGAGTTCATATAATGTACGTTGAGGCCCCCTTGCCACAAGCATTTACATGTTTATAGATGAGGATTAATTGTGTGTCTAAGGAATGACTATCTTGTCTCTTTGTTTAAAATTTATCTACCCACACATTTCATTTTATCTCTCTATCCATTAAATCTCCTCTAAAATTTATGCTTACCCTATCCTTTTTCCTTGGAAGAATTAGAATTAGGTTCTAGCTTAAAGATATGAAGTAAAATCATCTAGAGATTTCTTGTTCATTTGAAAGTTGTATGCATGAACATTCATGACCATATTGTCTACCCCCCACCAAACTTGCCTTCCATTTTGGTATTCCTAGCCTCCTCTCAGGTCACAAGCGATCCATTTTGAGTAGCCAATACTCTTTGACATGCTTAGTGAGACCTCATTCTTCAAGTTCTCACAAATATTTTAGGAgagaaaagcatttaaatagctTTGTAAGAACTTAAGATTTTGGGTAGAAATTTTAAGGAATCAACATTTAGAAGAAAAAATTGAAACCTATTGCACTTTTACAATAATTCTTTTGTGAATAAATCATGGTTATCTTCCCTTTTGGGATGATTTTTATTCACCTAGTAACCATAAATTAAATTGAACCCATAATCATACAAAGGCTATTCCCTTTATttatttgtttctttattagaaTTACGTATGATGAAAATAATTAGTATTCATATTCATATTCCTTGATACAATGATAAAATACAATAGTCACATACATAATATCAATGCTCGATATATGCACTACCACGTTTGAGAAATGAAGAATTTGGCTATATCTTGCCACTATACATTTTGTAAATAATGTAGAAAAATATTTAGAGGAGTGCACCATCAAAAAGTTTGAAGTAGTAGAAATCAATAAAAATATCTCATTCTTGAATGCTTAGTCAATACAAAATATAGTCAAAAGAATGGATGAGATACAATAGAGGATTTGGATGGAACCTTGTAGGCATATGCACATCTTTATTAGCATCATTCATATCCACTTGGGAGGTAAGAGAGTCTATTTGCACTAATTTGTTCAGTTGGGAAGAAGTTCTTTCATCATCTTATGTTTCATTTCTACTCAATGTAATGTTACATAACATATCAAGGAAATCCATAACATCATCTTGTCTCAAAACATGTTGGTGGTTAAGATAAATTCTACGAGAATGAGGATCTAAAGTGATATATGTGTTGAAAGTTGGAGTCTCAATATTTGAAGCATGTCCCTCTTGCACCAAATTAATGTTATGGGAAGAGGAATCATCATTACTCTTTAATGCTTTGTCTTCATTAGAGAGATCAATGGTAAAAGTATTGACTATTTCCTCATGGATATGGATAAGGGAtactctaggagaggtacaagCATGATTCATCTCAACATCATTTATGGAAGGATTATCAAATGTACAAAATGAAACATCCACTTAATCTTTCATGATATCTAAACATCTTTAGAAATAACATTATATAACAACATGAAATGTATATAAAAGCTTTTAGAAATGAAGTAAATATTGTAAACATCTTTGAACCCTCATTATACATTAGAATGCAATGAATGAATCTAAGAAAGCAACATGAAGTGAAATAAGTCACCTTTCAACAAATGATTTTGATAAATGTATCTAATTAGAAATGTAATCAAATGTAAATGTGCAAACCAACTAGATTGTGTAAGATCCATAAtttaaaatcagatctgaaaactcCAAATTAGAATTATTCTTGAAGTGCAAgacacatcgagttcaccaaaatgaaatagTGGAAATAGAAGTCTTAACCTAGAAATGTAAACTAAGAACTTAATCAATTTCTATTTCCACTTTTCATTGGAGAAAGATAATCAATTTGATCCTAttggaatagaaggaatccaagaacactgagagggggggggtgaatcagtgttttgccggtACAATAAGATTTTAACTTataataacata contains these protein-coding regions:
- the LOC131043925 gene encoding taxane 13-alpha-hydroxylase; translation: MELIFSSSALSFIFTAFAVSVGILVLVLNLKQKPSHRLPPGSLGFPLIGETLQFLWALRSNKAQEFFDKRVNKFGHVFKTSLIGHPTVVVSGSSGNRFILSNENKLLTNSWPSSFLKLMGKDSVSSKSGEEHRILRDALSGSLDPVALQNYLSQMNAVIQDEINRQWKGKDEVKMLPLVRHLMFSISSSLFFGINDTHEQEHLDKLFDTVLAGTLSVPVNLPGTSFHRALKARSEVDKILSSVIERRRSGLNSVNLDLLSVFLNFKDERGNPLTDKEILDNISLLLHAAFGSIISTITIMFKLLSSNPECYQKMSQEQLGIASSKKEGEEITWNDLRDMKYTWQVAQETLRMFPPVFGGFRKSMTDLHYDGYTIPKGWKLLWTPYTTQTKEEYFLEPEKFRPSRFEDEGANVAPYTYVPFGGGIRVCPGCEFAKMEILLFAHHFVKAFSGYSAIDPHEKISGNPCPPLPVKGFPIKLFIRE